A portion of the Flavobacterium magnum genome contains these proteins:
- a CDS encoding O-antigen translocase, with product MDSIRGIWKSSLFKAASLNSLSVALKIAIGLVTSKVIAVFVGPSGMALVGNLRNFLSSLETAGTLGFQNGLVKYTAENKGNPTELRRILSTVFLSLAVVAMLLSLSLFFLAGLWSDLIFGEAYPYQSIFRVLAAAMPWYACSLLLISVINGLGKFREVVYINMCGNVIGLALSVILVSQYHTFGALLAVIVAPALVFFAVLFFIPKEISSFAYFSRSYFSFGIIKKMSSYSLMAVVSAVISPLVFVAVRNYIIVSEGIENAGYWEAMSRISGYYMMFVSTVVSVYFLPKLVTAKTNAETRTVIFSYFRNILPVFALALLALYVMRGFVVRLLFTKAFVPVDALFFWQLSGDLLKALSMILGYYLVAKKHTAAFIVTEFASMGVMFFCSRYLVGSYGIEGVVMAHFVTYSIYNLLLFLHLRNVIFTKGR from the coding sequence TTGGACAGCATCAGGGGCATATGGAAATCTTCGTTATTTAAAGCGGCATCCTTAAATTCGCTGAGTGTCGCCCTCAAAATCGCCATTGGCCTGGTCACGTCGAAAGTAATTGCGGTCTTTGTCGGACCATCAGGCATGGCCCTTGTCGGGAATCTCCGGAATTTCCTTTCTTCTTTGGAAACGGCCGGTACCCTGGGTTTCCAGAACGGACTTGTTAAATATACTGCTGAAAATAAGGGCAACCCGACCGAGTTGCGTCGCATCCTTTCGACCGTCTTCCTGTCATTGGCCGTCGTAGCGATGCTGCTGAGCCTGTCATTGTTTTTCCTGGCGGGGCTTTGGAGTGACCTGATTTTCGGGGAGGCGTACCCTTACCAATCAATTTTCCGCGTGCTGGCCGCTGCGATGCCCTGGTATGCCTGTTCTTTGCTGCTGATTTCGGTAATCAACGGGTTGGGAAAGTTCCGCGAAGTGGTGTACATCAACATGTGCGGAAATGTCATCGGGCTGGCGCTTTCGGTGATCCTGGTTTCGCAATACCATACTTTCGGTGCCTTGCTGGCCGTGATCGTGGCGCCCGCGCTGGTATTTTTTGCGGTCCTGTTTTTTATCCCAAAGGAAATCTCGTCGTTCGCCTATTTCAGCCGGTCGTATTTTTCGTTTGGAATCATCAAAAAAATGTCGTCTTACTCGCTGATGGCGGTAGTGTCAGCCGTCATCTCACCATTGGTTTTTGTGGCTGTCCGAAACTATATTATCGTTTCGGAAGGTATTGAAAATGCGGGCTATTGGGAAGCAATGAGCAGGATTTCAGGCTACTATATGATGTTTGTCAGTACCGTCGTGTCTGTGTACTTCCTGCCAAAACTAGTCACAGCGAAAACCAATGCTGAGACTCGTACTGTCATTTTCAGTTACTTCCGGAATATACTGCCGGTTTTTGCGCTCGCGCTGCTGGCCTTATATGTGATGCGGGGGTTCGTCGTGCGGCTCTTGTTTACCAAAGCCTTCGTCCCAGTCGATGCCTTGTTTTTCTGGCAGCTGTCAGGCGATCTGCTCAAGGCATTGTCGATGATCCTGGGATACTATCTGGTAGCGAAAAAACACACGGCCGCCTTCATTGTCACAGAATTTGCGTCTATGGGTGTGATGTTTTTCTGCAGCCGCTACCTGGTTGGCAGCTACGGCATTGAAGGCGTTGTTATGGCGCATTTCGTAACCTATTCAATATACAACCTGCTGCTGTTCCTGCATCTGCGCAATGTGATTTTCACGAAAGGACGCTAG
- a CDS encoding NAD(P)/FAD-dependent oxidoreductase, translated as MKSKKAIIIGGGPAGLTAAYEFLKQTDIQPVVIEMSDYWGGISRTVDYKGNKIDIGGHRFFSKSDVVMNWWNDILPIQSDSEEIRISYQNKSAVIKNIPHAADHDKVMLVRRRKSRIFFNKQFFDYPISLTPETVRKIGLFNTFLIGMSYIKASLFPIKEVQTLDQFFINRFGKRLYRLFFRDYTEKVWGIPCSEISAEWGAQRIKGLSVTTTLIHYFKRLFGKKNNSIGQKDTETSLIEYFLYPKYGPGQMWEEVADRISAGGGILKLNTKVTAIHFAEGKISGVTVTDALGVSEEVHGDYFLSTMPVSELISALQTDIPANVSEVAQGLKYRDFITVGLLLKKMNHTPDDNWIYIQEPYVKVGRIQVFNNWSPFLVKDAGTFWVGLEYFCNEGDNIWDQSPEAMGEMAMREMQQLGFIDAAADVLDFTVIKMPKTYPAYFGTYARFDEIREFTDAIENLYLVGRNGMHKYNNQDHSMLTAIQAVENIKNGSVSKENIWSINTEQEYHEEK; from the coding sequence TTGAAATCAAAAAAAGCCATCATTATCGGGGGAGGTCCTGCAGGATTAACCGCAGCGTATGAATTCCTGAAACAGACTGACATCCAGCCGGTGGTCATTGAAATGAGTGATTACTGGGGCGGGATTTCGCGTACGGTCGATTACAAAGGCAATAAGATCGACATTGGCGGACATCGTTTCTTTTCGAAGTCGGATGTCGTGATGAATTGGTGGAATGACATCCTGCCCATCCAATCGGACAGCGAGGAAATCAGGATTTCTTACCAGAATAAGTCGGCCGTCATAAAAAACATTCCCCACGCAGCAGACCATGATAAAGTGATGCTTGTGCGCCGGCGGAAGTCGCGTATTTTCTTCAATAAACAGTTTTTTGACTACCCGATCTCGCTCACGCCCGAAACGGTCCGTAAAATCGGTTTATTCAATACCTTCCTGATCGGGATGAGTTACATTAAGGCGAGCCTGTTTCCGATAAAGGAAGTGCAGACGCTGGACCAGTTCTTCATCAACCGTTTCGGTAAACGGCTTTACAGGCTGTTTTTCAGGGATTATACCGAAAAGGTCTGGGGCATACCGTGTTCTGAGATCAGTGCCGAATGGGGCGCGCAGCGCATCAAGGGATTGTCGGTTACCACGACGCTCATCCATTACTTTAAGCGTCTTTTCGGCAAAAAAAATAATAGCATAGGACAGAAGGACACTGAAACGTCGCTCATCGAATATTTCCTTTACCCCAAGTACGGTCCAGGCCAGATGTGGGAAGAGGTTGCTGATAGGATCTCGGCGGGCGGCGGCATCCTCAAATTAAACACCAAAGTGACAGCGATTCATTTTGCGGAAGGAAAAATATCAGGCGTCACCGTTACCGATGCTTTGGGTGTGTCGGAAGAGGTTCATGGCGATTACTTTTTATCGACGATGCCCGTCAGCGAGTTGATCTCGGCGCTGCAGACGGATATTCCCGCGAACGTCTCAGAAGTGGCTCAAGGCTTGAAATACCGTGACTTCATTACCGTTGGCCTGCTCCTGAAAAAAATGAATCACACCCCTGACGACAATTGGATTTACATACAGGAACCTTACGTCAAGGTAGGCCGCATCCAGGTTTTCAATAACTGGAGCCCGTTTTTGGTGAAAGACGCCGGGACATTCTGGGTTGGACTGGAGTATTTCTGTAATGAAGGCGACAACATATGGGATCAGTCGCCCGAGGCAATGGGTGAGATGGCGATGCGCGAGATGCAGCAACTCGGTTTCATTGACGCTGCCGCAGACGTGCTTGATTTTACCGTAATCAAGATGCCAAAGACATATCCTGCCTATTTCGGAACCTACGCGCGGTTTGATGAGATCAGGGAATTCACCGATGCAATCGAAAACCTATACCTGGTAGGCCGCAACGGGATGCACAAATACAACAACCAGGACCATTCGATGCTTACGGCAATCCAGGCGGTGGAGAATATAAAGAATGGTTCGGTTTCAAAGGAAAACATCTGGTCCATCAACACGGAGCAGGAATACCATGAGGAAAAGTAA
- a CDS encoding DegT/DnrJ/EryC1/StrS family aminotransferase, with protein sequence MIPFLDLHKINAPYEAGFRQRLDDILQKGWFILGDEVKAFEQKYAAYCGTKHCIGVANGLDALVLILKAYVQLGRLQPGDEVIVPANTFIATMLSVLEAGLVPVAAEPDVKTFNLDPTAATDKISTKTKAIIAVHLYGQLADMAALSALAEKHGLLLIEDAAQAHGAMTGAGVRAGNLSDAAAFSFYPAKNLGALGDAGAITTNDDALAATVYSLHNYGSEVKYRHDIAGTNSRLDEIQAAFLNVKLDGLDPDNDHRRNIAAIYGAGISNPKITLPFNPGNHSHVFHLYVIRTADREGLQRFLSDHGISTQIHYPIAPHRQKALTDWHHLSLPITEKIHDEVLSLPISPVMTETEAGVVISALNCY encoded by the coding sequence ATGATACCATTTTTGGATTTACATAAAATAAACGCGCCGTATGAAGCCGGCTTCCGCCAAAGACTGGACGATATCCTGCAAAAGGGTTGGTTCATCCTCGGCGACGAGGTAAAGGCATTCGAACAAAAATACGCTGCGTACTGCGGTACCAAACACTGCATCGGCGTGGCAAACGGACTGGACGCCCTGGTGCTGATCCTCAAGGCTTATGTACAGTTGGGCAGGCTACAACCGGGCGATGAAGTCATCGTGCCTGCCAATACGTTTATCGCTACGATGCTTTCGGTGCTCGAAGCAGGTTTGGTGCCTGTGGCTGCCGAACCCGATGTAAAGACTTTCAACCTTGATCCAACAGCGGCGACGGATAAGATCAGCACGAAAACCAAGGCCATTATTGCGGTGCATCTGTATGGGCAGCTTGCAGACATGGCGGCATTGTCGGCGCTTGCCGAAAAGCACGGACTGCTCCTGATTGAAGATGCCGCGCAGGCGCATGGCGCGATGACCGGCGCAGGCGTTCGTGCGGGAAACCTTTCAGATGCCGCCGCCTTCAGTTTCTATCCTGCAAAAAACCTGGGTGCTTTGGGCGATGCGGGTGCGATTACGACAAATGACGACGCGCTGGCTGCAACGGTCTATTCCCTGCACAATTATGGTAGTGAAGTCAAATACCGTCATGACATTGCAGGCACGAATTCACGCCTGGACGAAATCCAGGCGGCCTTCCTGAACGTCAAACTGGACGGACTGGATCCCGACAATGACCACCGCAGGAACATTGCAGCGATATATGGCGCCGGAATCTCCAATCCAAAGATCACATTGCCTTTCAACCCCGGAAACCACAGCCATGTGTTTCACCTGTATGTAATCCGGACGGCGGACAGGGAGGGGCTGCAACGGTTTTTATCCGATCACGGCATCAGCACGCAAATCCATTACCCGATTGCGCCGCACAGGCAAAAAGCGTTGACGGACTGGCATCATTTGTCTTTACCGATTACGGAGAAAATCCACGATGAAGTCCTGAGCCTCCCGATTTCGCCGGTCATGACCGAAACCGAGGCAGGCGTCGTTATTTCAGCCTTAAACTGTTATTAA
- a CDS encoding glycosyltransferase — MDILLVGEYSRLHNSLKEGLIENGHRVRLAGFADGFKDYPVDLKFNKPWDCGFLRKIKVLVHKITGFNVSSYLIYRQFYKNRALFSGHDVVQLINENSFYCGYHYERKILEYIFRNNKKVFLLSCGSDYTNVRYCFQNPGFKSVVQPYLAGKIKKKDFLPVLKFRKAGYRKLHDYLYEHISGVIASDLDYHVPLAGHPKYLGMIPNPVNLEKLRTEDDGHSDKIVIFLGINQENYFRKGIDFFEKALAVIQHKYAKQVEIIVTRNLPYNQYISAYNRAHIILDQTYSLDQGYNALEAMAKGKVVFTGAEKLFETHYGLTEKVAVNALPDTDYIVKQLAFLIEHPEEIKAIGKRAEAFIKTQHDHAGIARKYVSIWE, encoded by the coding sequence ATGGACATCTTACTCGTAGGGGAATACAGCCGGCTGCACAATTCGCTGAAGGAAGGCCTGATAGAAAACGGCCACCGTGTGCGGCTCGCTGGTTTTGCCGACGGGTTTAAGGATTATCCTGTGGATTTAAAATTCAACAAGCCCTGGGATTGCGGTTTTCTCAGGAAGATTAAAGTCCTTGTCCATAAAATAACCGGATTTAATGTCAGTTCTTACCTGATTTACCGCCAGTTTTACAAAAACCGGGCGCTTTTTTCAGGACATGACGTGGTGCAACTGATCAATGAAAACAGCTTTTACTGTGGTTACCATTATGAGCGAAAAATCCTCGAATACATTTTCAGGAACAACAAAAAAGTCTTCCTGCTTTCGTGCGGCAGCGATTATACGAATGTGAGGTACTGTTTTCAGAATCCCGGATTTAAATCGGTGGTGCAACCCTACCTGGCGGGCAAAATAAAGAAAAAGGATTTCCTGCCGGTGCTGAAATTCCGCAAAGCGGGTTACCGCAAACTTCACGATTACCTGTATGAGCACATTTCAGGTGTTATCGCGTCCGACCTGGATTATCATGTGCCGTTGGCTGGCCATCCGAAATACCTGGGCATGATTCCCAATCCGGTCAATCTCGAAAAATTACGTACCGAGGATGACGGCCATTCGGACAAGATTGTCATTTTCTTAGGCATCAACCAGGAGAATTATTTTCGGAAAGGCATCGATTTTTTTGAAAAGGCTTTGGCTGTCATTCAGCACAAGTATGCCAAACAGGTAGAGATTATCGTAACACGGAACCTTCCGTACAACCAATACATTTCCGCTTACAACCGCGCCCACATTATACTGGACCAGACCTATTCACTGGATCAGGGATACAATGCGCTCGAAGCCATGGCCAAAGGCAAAGTGGTATTTACCGGCGCCGAAAAATTATTTGAAACCCATTATGGCCTGACCGAAAAAGTAGCCGTAAACGCGTTGCCTGACACGGATTATATTGTGAAACAACTCGCATTCCTGATTGAGCATCCCGAAGAAATCAAAGCCATTGGGAAGCGCGCGGAAGCGTTTATAAAGACGCAACACGATCACGCCGGAATCGCCCGAAAATACGTGTCGATATGGGAATAA
- a CDS encoding gliding motility-associated C-terminal domain-containing protein, which translates to MKLIKRLVYCLVTALICCSVHSQAISLYQQFNGRYDFVFIGNTLNAMENNSLPGIPPPPCSILTESSADLLLAPDDVITKAYLYWAGSGTGVFNVMLNDEAISAQRTFSIVNSAGLECFSAFADITDFIVANGNTTYNFSGMDLSDTIPPYCPTGGNFGGWAIIIVYENAALPLNQLNVYDGMQAIPGNITITLDSLNVIDDEGAKIGFLAWEGDKNISDGEKLFINEHLLSNALNPSTNAFNGTNSFTNSDTLYNMDLDVYNIQGNISIGDVEATIRLESTRDFVMVNAIVTKLNSQLPDAVIAIDGTEKSCNSRSITVDYTVSNPNSTDPLPANTEVAAFADSQYLGGGFTVAIIPIGGSESGTVTLEIPASVPADFTLRLVVDSNAAGAGSVKEINEGNNAATIAFSLIASPEFNPPPDLVACNEGGMRGTFDFSGYPDLIKLRPGDMVAFFNSAEDAAADVNQINNPEALSAIAPQPVFVRISNGDCYSVTSFNLRVRNCPPKVYNLVEPFGNNFYDTFLIDGLRDIFVDFRLSIYNRWGALVWTGDNSRDDWDGTASEGFRLSGKDLPGGTYYYILELNDPDYPNPLAGFVYLKK; encoded by the coding sequence GTGAAACTGATCAAACGCCTTGTTTATTGCCTGGTTACGGCATTAATCTGCTGCAGCGTCCATTCGCAGGCGATTTCACTTTACCAGCAGTTTAACGGCCGTTACGATTTCGTGTTTATTGGCAATACGCTTAACGCAATGGAGAACAACAGCCTGCCGGGCATTCCGCCGCCGCCCTGTTCCATCCTGACCGAATCTTCCGCTGACCTGCTGCTTGCTCCCGACGACGTGATTACCAAGGCGTACCTGTATTGGGCCGGCTCGGGTACCGGTGTTTTTAACGTAATGCTGAATGACGAAGCCATTTCCGCCCAGCGTACCTTCAGTATTGTCAATAGCGCGGGTCTGGAATGCTTCAGTGCTTTTGCAGATATCACCGACTTTATCGTTGCCAATGGCAATACGACTTATAATTTCTCAGGAATGGACCTTAGCGACACCATCCCTCCCTATTGCCCCACCGGAGGCAATTTCGGCGGATGGGCGATTATTATCGTCTATGAAAATGCCGCATTGCCATTGAACCAACTCAATGTTTACGATGGTATGCAGGCGATTCCGGGCAACATCACCATCACGCTGGACAGCCTCAATGTCATTGACGATGAAGGGGCGAAGATCGGGTTCCTGGCCTGGGAAGGCGACAAGAACATTTCAGACGGTGAAAAGCTTTTCATCAACGAGCACCTGCTCAGCAATGCACTGAATCCTTCCACAAACGCCTTCAATGGCACCAACAGTTTTACCAACTCCGACACGCTGTACAATATGGACCTCGATGTCTACAACATTCAGGGAAACATCAGCATCGGTGATGTCGAGGCGACCATCAGGCTGGAATCGACGCGCGATTTCGTCATGGTCAACGCGATAGTGACCAAACTCAACAGCCAGCTTCCCGACGCGGTGATTGCAATCGACGGCACCGAAAAATCATGCAACTCCAGGTCAATTACCGTCGACTATACCGTCTCAAATCCAAACAGCACCGATCCGCTTCCCGCCAATACCGAAGTCGCCGCATTTGCAGACAGCCAGTATTTGGGTGGCGGATTCACCGTTGCCATCATCCCGATTGGTGGCAGCGAGTCAGGTACTGTCACGCTCGAGATCCCGGCCTCCGTTCCTGCCGACTTTACGCTGCGGCTCGTGGTCGACAGCAATGCGGCGGGTGCCGGCAGCGTCAAGGAAATCAATGAGGGCAACAATGCGGCCACGATTGCTTTTTCGCTGATTGCCTCTCCTGAGTTTAACCCGCCACCGGATCTCGTGGCATGCAATGAAGGCGGAATGCGCGGCACGTTTGACTTTTCAGGCTACCCCGACCTGATTAAGTTGCGGCCGGGCGATATGGTAGCGTTTTTTAATTCAGCGGAGGACGCTGCAGCGGACGTCAATCAGATTAACAATCCGGAAGCCCTCTCTGCCATTGCCCCACAGCCGGTTTTTGTGCGGATCAGCAACGGGGACTGCTACAGTGTGACGTCTTTTAACTTACGGGTACGCAACTGCCCACCGAAGGTTTACAACCTTGTCGAGCCGTTCGGGAATAACTTCTACGACACCTTCCTGATTGACGGACTTCGGGATATTTTTGTGGATTTCCGGTTGTCGATTTACAACCGTTGGGGTGCGCTGGTCTGGACCGGCGACAACAGCAGGGACGACTGGGATGGCACGGCATCGGAAGGATTCCGGCTGTCCGGGAAGGACCTTCCCGGCGGGACTTACTATTACATACTCGAACTCAACGATCCGGATTACCCCAATCCCCTGGCGGGATTTGTGTACCTGAAGAAGTAA
- a CDS encoding GNAT family N-acetyltransferase, translating to MKNYTVIRYQTTDAAVWNDFLDQADQASFLFHRNFMDYHADRFLDFSLMIYEGSRLVALLPANAAGNTLYSHQGLTYGGLVYGSLRLHEVIAVFRAVLYFAQQNGFTMLSYKCLPPVYCLKPRQECDYALFLAKARLVRRDTLSVIESNSRYKISALRRRGIKKGVENQLAVREEHSFEAFWNQILIPNLGSRHQTRPVHSLEEIQRLASQFPQSIRHFNVYHQDTLVAGTTIFETPNVAHAQYIAANETRADLGSLDFLFDTLIRGTFREKKFFDFGISNESMGQKLNAGLSYWKESFGATTMVQDFYEVDTAGYVLLDDVLI from the coding sequence TTGAAAAACTACACCGTCATACGATACCAAACCACTGATGCTGCCGTCTGGAATGATTTCCTGGATCAGGCAGACCAGGCAAGCTTCCTGTTTCACCGGAATTTCATGGACTATCACGCCGATAGGTTTTTAGATTTTTCGCTGATGATTTATGAAGGCAGCCGTCTTGTGGCTTTACTGCCTGCGAATGCTGCCGGAAATACGCTTTATTCCCATCAGGGGCTGACGTATGGCGGACTCGTTTACGGAAGCCTCAGATTGCACGAAGTGATCGCCGTCTTTAGGGCGGTTTTGTATTTCGCACAACAAAACGGGTTCACAATGTTGTCGTACAAATGTCTTCCGCCAGTATATTGCCTCAAGCCGCGGCAGGAATGCGACTACGCGCTGTTTTTAGCCAAAGCACGGCTCGTACGGCGTGATACATTGTCAGTCATTGAAAGCAACAGCCGTTATAAAATCTCCGCGCTGCGCAGACGCGGCATCAAAAAGGGTGTTGAAAACCAGCTGGCGGTTCGCGAAGAGCATTCATTCGAGGCGTTCTGGAACCAAATCCTGATTCCTAATTTAGGGTCTCGGCATCAGACAAGACCCGTGCATTCGCTCGAAGAAATCCAGCGGCTCGCGTCGCAGTTTCCACAAAGTATCCGTCATTTCAATGTGTATCACCAAGATACACTTGTGGCCGGCACTACGATATTTGAGACGCCGAATGTCGCCCACGCGCAGTATATTGCCGCGAATGAAACCCGCGCTGATTTGGGCAGCCTGGACTTTTTATTTGACACTTTGATACGCGGGACTTTTCGGGAAAAGAAGTTTTTCGATTTCGGGATATCGAATGAAAGTATGGGCCAAAAGCTCAACGCCGGGCTGTCATACTGGAAAGAGAGTTTTGGGGCCACGACCATGGTTCAGGATTTCTATGAGGTCGACACGGCCGGTTACGTACTACTCGACGACGTTTTGATATAA